A genomic window from Sphingobacterium sp. BN32 includes:
- a CDS encoding glutamine synthetase III has product MSNSRFKAVEEATKHIFASKTNVTAERAVNIYGKNVFTILKMREYLPKTIYKELTTVIDEGKQITRDMAEYIAQAMKAWAIENGTTHYTHWFQPLTGSTAEKHDSFFEPDSDGSAIEKFTADALVQQEPDASSFPNGGIRNTFEARGYTAWDPSSPAFIFETSAGKTLCIPTVFVSYTGESLDYKAPLLKAIASIDKAATEVAQYFDKSVTKVNASLGIEQEYFLVDLALYNARPDLQLTGRTLFGHMSAKGQQLEDHYFGAIPERVLAYMVDLENEALKLGIPLKTRHNEVAPSQFECAPMFEEINLAIDHNQLLMNVMEQVALRHNFKVLLHEKPYSGVNGSGKHNNWSLITNTGVNLLSPGKTPKNNLMFLTFFVNTIKAVFEHADLLRASIASHSNDHRLGANEAPPAIISIFLGSQLDEILEEVESARVAKKVKSEANLWHGIPKIPDLKLDNTDRNRTSPFAFTGNKFEFRAVGSSANSALPMTVLNAIVATQLIEFKTEVDKQIKKGTKKDLAILNVVRKYIKDSKAIRFEGNGYSEEWEIEAAARGLSNIKSTPKSLDVYVTPESLELFEALGIYTKRESEARHEILLENFFKKLQIEARVIGEVVTSQIAPACLTYQNELIQNVKGLKDLGLPKESYSSQLNYLERISKHVNTILEKAEEMRQARKKANTIDDVREKAIAYDEVVKPFFDEIRYHVNKLEKLVDDAKWPLPKLRELLFIH; this is encoded by the coding sequence ATGTCAAACAGCAGATTTAAAGCAGTTGAAGAGGCAACGAAACATATTTTCGCTTCAAAAACAAACGTCACAGCAGAGAGAGCAGTAAACATCTATGGAAAAAATGTATTCACCATCTTAAAGATGAGAGAATACTTACCAAAGACTATTTACAAAGAGCTTACCACTGTTATTGATGAAGGAAAACAGATTACACGTGATATGGCGGAATATATAGCACAGGCGATGAAAGCTTGGGCAATTGAGAACGGCACGACGCACTACACACACTGGTTCCAACCGCTTACAGGGTCTACTGCAGAAAAACATGATTCATTCTTTGAACCAGATTCAGACGGAAGTGCTATCGAAAAGTTCACAGCGGATGCACTTGTACAACAAGAGCCTGATGCTTCCTCTTTTCCGAATGGAGGAATCCGTAATACGTTTGAGGCAAGAGGCTACACTGCTTGGGATCCATCCTCTCCAGCTTTCATTTTTGAAACATCAGCTGGTAAGACTTTATGTATTCCTACTGTATTTGTTTCTTATACGGGAGAATCTTTAGATTACAAAGCACCTTTATTAAAAGCAATTGCGTCTATTGATAAAGCAGCGACCGAAGTAGCTCAATATTTCGATAAGTCAGTAACGAAGGTAAATGCGTCGCTGGGTATCGAACAAGAGTACTTCTTAGTCGATTTAGCGCTATATAATGCTCGTCCTGATCTTCAACTCACTGGTCGTACGTTATTTGGCCACATGTCTGCAAAAGGACAACAGTTAGAAGATCACTATTTCGGAGCTATCCCGGAACGTGTACTTGCTTATATGGTCGATCTTGAGAACGAAGCTTTGAAATTAGGTATCCCTTTGAAAACTCGTCACAATGAAGTTGCTCCATCGCAATTTGAGTGTGCACCGATGTTCGAAGAGATTAACTTGGCGATCGATCATAACCAATTGTTGATGAACGTGATGGAGCAAGTTGCACTGCGTCATAACTTCAAAGTGTTGTTACATGAAAAACCGTACAGTGGTGTTAACGGTTCGGGAAAACATAACAACTGGTCATTAATTACGAATACAGGTGTCAATTTACTTTCACCAGGCAAAACTCCAAAGAACAACTTAATGTTCTTGACATTCTTCGTAAATACGATCAAAGCTGTTTTCGAACATGCAGATTTACTACGCGCTTCTATCGCTAGCCACTCAAACGATCACCGATTGGGTGCTAATGAAGCCCCTCCAGCTATTATCTCAATCTTTTTGGGCTCTCAGTTAGATGAGATCTTAGAAGAGGTTGAATCGGCTCGTGTTGCTAAAAAAGTGAAATCTGAGGCAAACTTATGGCATGGTATTCCTAAGATTCCAGATTTGAAATTAGATAATACCGACAGAAACCGTACTTCTCCTTTCGCATTTACAGGAAATAAATTCGAATTCCGCGCTGTTGGTTCTTCAGCTAACTCGGCATTGCCAATGACCGTGTTAAATGCAATTGTTGCGACTCAATTAATAGAGTTCAAAACTGAGGTTGATAAACAAATTAAAAAAGGGACCAAGAAAGATTTAGCAATCTTAAACGTAGTACGTAAATACATTAAAGATTCGAAGGCTATTCGTTTTGAAGGAAATGGATACAGCGAAGAATGGGAAATCGAAGCTGCAGCTCGTGGTTTGTCGAATATCAAATCTACGCCTAAGTCTTTGGACGTCTATGTAACTCCTGAATCTTTGGAATTATTCGAGGCATTAGGGATATATACTAAACGTGAATCTGAAGCTAGACATGAGATATTGTTGGAAAACTTCTTCAAAAAACTACAAATTGAAGCTCGTGTAATTGGTGAGGTTGTCACAAGTCAAATTGCTCCGGCATGCTTGACTTATCAAAATGAATTAATCCAAAATGTTAAGGGTTTAAAAGATCTTGGCTTACCAAAAGAGTCTTATAGCTCACAGCTAAATTACTTGGAGCGCATCTCTAAACATGTCAACACAATCTTAGAAAAAGCTGAAGAAATGCGCCAAGCACGTAAAAAAGCAAATACAATTGACGACGTTCGTGAGAAAGCAATTGCATATGATGAGGTGGTTAAACCATTTTTTGATGAAATCCGTTATCATGTAAATAAGCTAGAAAAGCTAGTAGATGACGCTAAATGGCCTCTTCCAAAGTTAAGAGAACTATTGTTCATTCACTAA
- a CDS encoding S9 family peptidase, with protein sequence MKQKYSLLLLSFSLVSGIYAQKKPLDHSVYDNWKSISRAEISKSGNIIHYTISPQEGDNLTEVKNSRNQLLLSIPRGTDVRLTEDEQFLISTVKPFFKETREARIKKKKPDDMPKDTLLVYNLSKNSASRYPNFKSYHLPRKGSKYIAIASETVIPGKKVEKDSTASKSSNAKKEKPTPVVHLLHLQSGDTTNFIKAENFQISNDEQYFIFTKKGADKDSLNEAGLYLYEIASKKLKKISNGKGIYKQFTFDDAGKQFTFLADKSPEKALLKDFKLYYYTANQDTASILADQRSAGVPDKWYISGDASLNFSKSGNRLFFGLAPVPRVKDTTLVDFENAKVDIWHWQDDYLQPTQLLNTRRDQMRSFTAMILPKKGGKVTPISDDTYNRISFTDDADNEWALASSDLGYRISSQWDGETRSDVYVISLINGKNKLVAKNLSGSAHLAPKGDYVVYFNKENANWYSFHIESETVKQLNEGISVSFVDEENDVPALPGAYGIVGWSNDAKNVFINDRYDVWKFSLDGKVKREFTHGKGREQKITYRIQRLTAIEDPRVRTSYIDETQPIYLSGFNTKNKYAGLYQLGKKNIEQLWTGPYTYKMIAADQKINNIIYTKEDTKASPDVYVLTAFKQEQRLTDINPQQADYNWMTAEIVSWTTPNGHQAEGILYKPEDFDPNKKYPIIAYFYEKLTDGLYTYQAPAPTPSRLNIPYFVSNGYLVFTPDIRYETGYPGRSAEEYINSGMHYLARNNSWVDSTKMGIQGQSWGGYQVAHLITRTDMYAAAWSGAPVVNMTSAYGGIRWGTGISRQFQYENTQSRIGKPLWEARDLYIENSPLFFMDRVNTPVAIMHNDNDGAVPWYQGIEFFTALRRLNKPVWLLNYNGDGHNLMQRQNRKDIQIREAQFFDHFLKGAPAANWIKKGVKATEKGIDWGLEVD encoded by the coding sequence ATGAAACAAAAATACAGTCTTTTATTATTGAGTTTCTCACTGGTTTCAGGTATTTATGCACAAAAGAAACCACTTGATCACTCAGTTTATGATAATTGGAAATCCATTAGCCGGGCAGAGATTAGCAAGTCTGGAAACATTATCCACTATACGATCAGTCCGCAGGAAGGCGATAATCTAACGGAGGTTAAAAACAGTAGGAATCAACTTCTTTTAAGTATTCCTAGAGGGACAGACGTGCGATTGACCGAGGACGAACAATTCTTAATCAGTACGGTAAAACCATTCTTTAAGGAAACGAGGGAAGCTCGTATCAAAAAGAAGAAGCCGGATGATATGCCGAAAGACACCTTGTTAGTATACAATCTGTCCAAGAATTCAGCGAGTCGATATCCAAATTTTAAAAGCTACCATTTGCCCCGCAAAGGCAGTAAGTATATAGCCATTGCTAGCGAAACGGTCATACCCGGTAAGAAGGTAGAAAAGGACAGTACAGCAAGTAAATCGTCGAATGCTAAAAAGGAAAAACCTACTCCGGTAGTGCATTTGTTGCATCTGCAGTCTGGCGATACTACCAACTTTATTAAAGCAGAGAACTTCCAAATCAGCAATGACGAGCAATATTTCATATTCACAAAGAAAGGTGCAGATAAGGATTCATTGAATGAGGCGGGTTTGTATCTATACGAGATCGCTTCTAAAAAGTTAAAGAAGATCAGTAATGGCAAAGGGATCTATAAGCAATTTACTTTCGACGACGCTGGCAAGCAATTTACATTTCTTGCAGATAAAAGTCCTGAGAAGGCCTTATTGAAAGATTTCAAACTATATTATTATACGGCAAACCAGGATACGGCGAGTATTCTAGCAGATCAACGGTCAGCAGGCGTTCCTGATAAGTGGTATATATCTGGCGATGCTTCTTTAAATTTTAGTAAATCTGGAAATCGCTTGTTCTTTGGCCTTGCCCCAGTTCCGCGAGTGAAAGATACGACATTGGTAGATTTTGAGAATGCGAAAGTGGATATCTGGCATTGGCAAGATGATTATTTGCAACCTACGCAATTGCTGAATACCCGCCGTGACCAAATGCGAAGTTTTACAGCCATGATTCTACCGAAGAAAGGCGGAAAAGTAACCCCCATATCAGACGACACCTATAATAGAATTAGTTTTACAGACGATGCGGATAATGAATGGGCATTAGCGAGCAGTGACCTCGGCTATCGTATCTCATCACAATGGGATGGCGAGACGAGATCGGATGTTTATGTCATTTCATTAATTAACGGAAAAAATAAATTGGTTGCTAAGAATCTCTCCGGTTCGGCACATTTAGCTCCAAAAGGTGATTATGTCGTATATTTTAATAAAGAAAATGCGAATTGGTATAGCTTTCATATCGAATCGGAAACTGTAAAACAACTTAACGAAGGTATCTCGGTTAGTTTTGTTGATGAGGAGAATGACGTTCCGGCTCTACCGGGTGCTTACGGAATTGTAGGATGGAGCAATGACGCCAAGAATGTGTTCATCAATGACCGTTACGATGTTTGGAAATTCAGTTTAGATGGCAAAGTAAAGCGCGAATTTACCCATGGCAAAGGCAGAGAGCAAAAGATAACTTATAGAATTCAACGGTTAACAGCAATCGAAGATCCTAGAGTTAGAACATCTTATATCGATGAGACCCAACCGATTTACTTGTCAGGGTTCAATACTAAAAACAAGTATGCCGGCTTATATCAATTAGGGAAAAAGAATATTGAGCAACTTTGGACGGGGCCATATACTTATAAAATGATTGCTGCGGATCAAAAGATAAACAATATAATTTACACCAAAGAAGATACGAAAGCGAGCCCTGATGTTTATGTACTGACTGCTTTCAAACAAGAACAGCGATTGACGGACATAAATCCTCAACAAGCAGACTACAATTGGATGACTGCAGAAATTGTATCATGGACTACTCCAAATGGACATCAAGCGGAAGGTATCTTATATAAACCCGAAGATTTTGATCCAAATAAGAAATATCCTATCATCGCTTATTTCTATGAGAAGTTGACGGATGGTCTATATACCTATCAAGCGCCTGCTCCTACTCCATCGCGCTTAAATATCCCCTACTTTGTGAGTAACGGATATTTAGTATTTACGCCTGATATTCGCTATGAAACAGGCTATCCTGGAAGATCAGCTGAAGAGTATATCAATTCGGGCATGCATTATTTGGCTCGCAATAATAGCTGGGTGGATTCAACAAAGATGGGAATTCAAGGACAGAGCTGGGGCGGATATCAAGTCGCACATTTAATTACACGCACTGACATGTACGCGGCGGCATGGTCGGGAGCACCTGTAGTAAATATGACTTCGGCCTATGGCGGAATTCGTTGGGGTACTGGTATCTCCCGCCAATTCCAATACGAGAATACACAAAGTCGTATCGGAAAGCCCTTGTGGGAAGCTCGTGACCTATATATAGAGAATTCTCCGCTGTTCTTTATGGATCGTGTCAATACACCTGTCGCGATCATGCATAATGATAATGACGGAGCTGTGCCATGGTATCAGGGTATCGAATTTTTCACTGCGCTTAGACGTTTGAATAAGCCCGTTTGGTTATTAAATTATAATGGAGATGGACATAATTTAATGCAACGTCAGAATAGAAAAGATATACAAATACGCGAAGCGCAATTCTTTGATCACTTTTTAAAGGGTGCACCGGCAGCTAATTGGATTAAAAAAGGTGTCAAAGCAACTGAAAAAGGAATAGATTGGGGACTTGAAGTCGATTAA
- a CDS encoding SIMPL domain-containing protein, producing the protein MKNAGIIISAVAAIAIIAFAAILGNAYKYKYKNSNTINVTGGAKTDFASDIVKWSASYSRKSMDLSEASEQLKRDRDLVRNFLVQKGINEKEILFNAVNINREFNYYTDANGHSSNTFTGYNLMQTVSVESKDLNKVDDASREISTLISQGIELSSNTPSYYFSGLEDLKLKLISQASQNARLRAENIAKEAGSSLGELVKADLGIFQITGQNDNEEFSYGGAFNTTSRNKTANITVKASYLSN; encoded by the coding sequence ATGAAAAATGCAGGAATTATTATTAGCGCTGTCGCTGCAATAGCAATAATCGCCTTTGCCGCCATCTTGGGAAATGCTTATAAGTATAAGTATAAAAACTCCAATACAATCAATGTTACAGGCGGTGCTAAGACAGACTTTGCATCCGATATCGTGAAATGGTCCGCGTCCTATAGCAGGAAATCCATGGATTTAAGTGAGGCTTCCGAGCAACTTAAGCGTGATAGGGATCTGGTTCGCAATTTCTTAGTCCAAAAAGGTATCAACGAAAAGGAGATCTTGTTTAATGCAGTTAATATCAATAGAGAATTCAACTATTATACCGATGCAAATGGACATTCTTCGAATACATTCACCGGGTATAATCTGATGCAAACCGTAAGCGTAGAATCGAAAGATCTGAATAAGGTGGATGATGCATCTCGGGAAATTTCTACGCTAATTTCTCAGGGAATAGAACTTAGTTCCAACACCCCGAGCTATTATTTCTCTGGTCTAGAAGATCTTAAATTGAAGCTGATCTCTCAAGCATCTCAAAATGCACGCCTGAGAGCGGAAAATATTGCTAAAGAAGCGGGTTCTTCTCTAGGCGAATTAGTAAAGGCTGACTTAGGTATTTTCCAAATCACAGGACAAAATGATAATGAAGAGTTCTCCTATGGTGGAGCCTTCAATACGACCTCAAGAAACAAGACAGCTAATATTACCGTGAAAGCAAGCTATTTGTCAAATTAA
- a CDS encoding PepSY-like domain-containing protein yields the protein MKKLLLSISLVLSIAVLTMSCDKETVVTEKDLPTTASQFINSNFNGVKILSVVEEKEGLSGKEYEVLLDNGIEIKFDKNGNWLDIDAVNDSSVLPDNLIPAAILTYVKTNYPNSGINSIEKENYGYDVELTNGLDLVFDKDGKFVRIDP from the coding sequence ATGAAAAAATTATTATTAAGCATCAGTCTCGTTTTATCCATTGCCGTATTGACCATGTCATGCGACAAGGAAACAGTGGTTACCGAAAAAGATCTACCGACTACAGCGTCTCAATTTATTAATAGCAACTTCAATGGGGTGAAAATCCTTTCGGTTGTTGAAGAAAAAGAAGGACTTTCTGGCAAAGAATATGAGGTCTTGTTAGATAACGGTATTGAGATAAAGTTTGATAAAAACGGTAATTGGTTGGATATCGATGCAGTAAACGACTCATCCGTATTACCGGACAATTTGATTCCAGCAGCGATCTTGACCTATGTAAAAACAAACTACCCTAACAGTGGTATCAACAGCATAGAGAAAGAAAACTATGGATACGATGTTGAATTAACGAATGGTTTAGATCTTGTTTTCGACAAGGACGGAAAATTCGTGAGAATCGACCCGTAA
- a CDS encoding PepSY-like domain-containing protein produces the protein MKNIVKAALITLIAGSSFQAIGQEKIIQLNALPKTAQSFIASHYKQEKVSLVKSEKELLSPIEYQVVLANGTKVEFDKNGNWTEVDAKKNAVPHSIIPASIREYVKKSFPNNEIVQISKDSREIEVELTSGIDLKFNSKGEFIRVDD, from the coding sequence ATGAAAAATATAGTTAAAGCAGCCCTGATTACCTTAATCGCCGGATCATCTTTTCAAGCGATCGGACAAGAAAAAATTATACAGTTGAATGCTTTGCCAAAAACTGCACAATCATTTATCGCTTCACATTACAAGCAAGAGAAGGTGTCTTTGGTAAAATCTGAGAAAGAACTCTTGTCGCCGATTGAATATCAAGTTGTTTTGGCGAACGGTACGAAAGTAGAATTCGATAAAAATGGAAATTGGACAGAGGTCGATGCGAAGAAAAACGCTGTTCCTCACAGTATCATTCCGGCATCCATCAGAGAGTATGTCAAAAAAAGCTTCCCAAATAATGAAATCGTACAGATTTCCAAAGACAGCCGGGAAATTGAAGTGGAGCTGACAAGCGGGATTGATCTTAAATTCAATTCAAAGGGAGAGTTTATCAGAGTTGACGACTAA
- a CDS encoding HAMP domain-containing sensor histidine kinase yields MAVSIKYYTNRFLVIAIWIIIAVWALLFYAFMMDEVYDNVDDGLKNQKIEIIREAFKNPSILEENQNYGINQFRILPTEDREGLDKNHFSREFMYMPYDEEDEPYRVLKTGFYSKDGLPYSLEIRTSTVEEDDYSINLAIALTVLYLLIVLSILVVNYFVMSRAWKPFREILNNLSRYRFGHSKSFEPIPTKVKEFEELNGQIVNMISRNEEVFAGQKRFLENASHELQTPLAITISKLELLMQEGTLDESQLVRVSEAKQSLHRMVALNKSLLMLSRIDNNQYNEMEQVSFNDVLKNLLHDMEDIIEYKGIEVEFREQGNFTTQFNTDLAQIMLSNLIRNAIKYNTSPGKIRIEVTDSTIDIANSSNTGALNPTYIFERFHKGTQDNQSNGLGLSIVQSILEQHKHIKLAYRYEGSLQHFVLKKQD; encoded by the coding sequence ATGGCAGTATCCATAAAATATTATACCAATCGATTCCTCGTAATCGCTATCTGGATTATTATCGCAGTATGGGCATTATTGTTTTATGCTTTCATGATGGATGAGGTGTATGATAATGTGGATGACGGACTTAAGAATCAAAAAATCGAGATTATCCGCGAGGCCTTCAAAAATCCGAGCATTCTTGAGGAGAATCAGAATTACGGAATTAACCAGTTTCGGATCTTACCGACTGAAGACCGCGAGGGACTGGATAAGAATCATTTTAGCAGAGAGTTCATGTATATGCCTTATGACGAGGAAGATGAACCTTATAGAGTGCTTAAAACCGGTTTCTACAGCAAAGATGGATTGCCTTACAGTCTAGAGATTAGAACTTCCACCGTTGAGGAGGACGATTATTCCATCAATTTGGCTATTGCTTTGACGGTTCTCTACTTACTGATCGTATTAAGCATTCTGGTCGTGAACTACTTTGTGATGAGCAGAGCCTGGAAGCCATTTCGAGAGATACTGAATAACCTGAGCCGATATCGCTTTGGACATTCGAAAAGCTTCGAGCCCATCCCGACGAAGGTGAAAGAATTTGAGGAATTGAATGGGCAGATTGTAAATATGATCAGTCGCAACGAGGAAGTTTTTGCTGGCCAAAAGCGTTTTCTCGAGAATGCATCACATGAGTTACAAACCCCATTAGCCATTACGATTAGCAAGTTGGAACTGTTGATGCAAGAAGGAACATTGGATGAAAGTCAGCTCGTTCGCGTATCGGAAGCCAAACAGTCGCTACATCGCATGGTCGCATTAAATAAGTCTTTGCTTATGCTTTCTCGCATCGATAACAATCAGTACAATGAGATGGAACAGGTGAGTTTCAACGATGTGCTGAAGAACCTATTGCATGACATGGAGGATATCATCGAATACAAAGGAATTGAAGTTGAGTTTAGGGAGCAGGGAAATTTCACGACGCAGTTCAATACGGATCTAGCGCAAATCATGTTATCCAATTTAATCCGCAACGCCATAAAGTACAATACTTCCCCAGGAAAAATACGAATTGAAGTTACAGATTCCACGATTGATATTGCGAATAGTAGCAACACAGGCGCCCTAAATCCGACCTATATTTTCGAGCGTTTTCATAAAGGTACTCAGGATAATCAATCCAATGGATTGGGACTTTCTATTGTACAATCTATTTTAGAACAGCATAAACATATCAAACTCGCCTATCGTTATGAAGGATCGCTTCAACATTTTGTGCTGAAAAAACAAGATTAA
- a CDS encoding response regulator transcription factor has product MKILIIEDELALSQTVEEFLKGENFLTETAHDFHAGLEKAMTYDYDCILLDIMLPGGSGLEILMALKEQHKKQPVLILSAKDSVEDKVLGLEIGADDYLAKPFHLAELLARVKSIIRRNARDGEKLLQYKNVTVDPDNRQVLVDGKEMVLNRKEYDLFYYFMLRPNKLMEKTSLIESVWGDSSDQADSLDFIYSQIKNIRKKLKEAQAAMDLQAVYGVGYKLV; this is encoded by the coding sequence ATGAAGATACTAATTATAGAAGACGAACTCGCTTTATCACAGACCGTTGAGGAATTTTTAAAAGGTGAAAACTTTCTTACAGAAACGGCACATGATTTTCATGCTGGATTAGAAAAAGCGATGACCTATGATTATGACTGTATTTTATTGGACATCATGCTTCCAGGTGGTTCCGGCTTAGAAATTTTAATGGCGCTAAAAGAGCAGCATAAAAAGCAACCGGTTTTGATTTTGTCGGCGAAGGATTCCGTCGAGGATAAGGTCTTAGGTTTAGAGATCGGTGCGGATGATTACCTGGCGAAACCCTTCCATTTAGCGGAACTATTGGCTAGAGTGAAATCTATTATCCGTAGGAATGCCAGAGATGGCGAGAAGCTGCTTCAATATAAAAATGTGACGGTAGACCCCGATAATCGTCAGGTATTGGTAGATGGCAAGGAAATGGTCTTGAACCGAAAGGAATATGATCTTTTCTATTATTTCATGCTGAGACCGAATAAGTTAATGGAGAAGACGAGCCTCATCGAATCTGTCTGGGGCGATAGTTCAGATCAGGCGGACAGTCTGGATTTTATCTATTCACAAATAAAGAATATTCGCAAAAAACTAAAGGAAGCTCAGGCAGCGATGGATCTTCAGGCTGTTTACGGTGTGGGCTATAAACTTGTTTAG
- a CDS encoding sigma-54 dependent transcriptional regulator, with product MQNRMLIIDDEDKLRQLLARIIELEWEDLEIQQAASLKAGLQQLKQREFDVVISDVKLPDGNGVDFVLEIKKQQPLAEVILMTAYGQISDGVQAIKNGAFDYMTKGDDNNKIIPLLYKAFEKVKMAKRIAKLEAQVGKKYAFDQIIGQSKELKNAINLAERVAPTDSTVLLLGETGTGKEVFAQAIHYASKRNNKSFVAINCSAFSKDLLESELFGHIAGSFTGAMKNKAGIFEEANQGTIFLDEIGEMPLELQAKILRVLETGEFIKVGESRPTKVDVRVIAATNRNLEKEAEDGHFRADLFYRLSVFNISLPALKDRPSDIPQLIVFFVGICASKMNMKIPAIDADYMEAMENHHWKGNIRELKNVVERSLILMDGDSLGLNSLPYDIQIKKSKSHSSSSFALYDVEKEHIQRVLHHTQKNKAEAARLLGIGIATLYRKIEEYKL from the coding sequence ATGCAGAACCGTATGTTAATAATCGATGATGAAGATAAACTTCGTCAGTTGCTAGCCCGAATAATCGAACTTGAATGGGAAGACTTAGAAATTCAGCAAGCTGCCAGTTTAAAAGCAGGTTTGCAGCAGCTTAAACAGCGGGAATTCGATGTTGTTATCTCCGATGTCAAACTTCCGGATGGCAATGGCGTAGACTTTGTCCTCGAGATCAAGAAACAGCAACCTTTAGCCGAAGTCATCCTGATGACGGCCTATGGGCAGATAAGCGATGGTGTACAGGCGATAAAGAATGGTGCTTTTGATTACATGACAAAGGGCGATGATAACAATAAGATCATTCCTTTACTTTACAAAGCATTTGAGAAGGTAAAGATGGCAAAGCGAATCGCGAAGCTGGAAGCACAAGTAGGAAAGAAGTATGCATTCGACCAAATCATCGGCCAGTCAAAGGAACTCAAAAATGCAATCAACTTAGCCGAAAGAGTCGCCCCAACAGATAGTACCGTACTTTTATTAGGGGAAACAGGAACAGGAAAAGAAGTATTTGCACAGGCAATCCATTATGCCAGCAAAAGAAACAACAAATCTTTCGTCGCAATCAACTGCTCTGCATTCAGCAAGGATCTGTTAGAGAGCGAGCTTTTTGGGCATATAGCCGGCTCATTTACTGGGGCGATGAAAAATAAGGCCGGCATATTCGAAGAGGCGAATCAAGGAACGATATTTTTAGATGAAATAGGAGAGATGCCACTCGAGCTGCAGGCGAAGATATTGCGGGTTTTGGAGACAGGCGAGTTTATTAAAGTCGGCGAAAGCAGGCCTACAAAGGTGGACGTTCGGGTTATTGCTGCCACCAATCGTAATTTAGAGAAGGAAGCCGAAGATGGCCATTTCCGTGCCGATTTATTCTACAGACTTTCCGTCTTTAACATCAGCTTGCCGGCGCTGAAAGATCGCCCTTCCGATATACCCCAACTTATTGTGTTCTTCGTAGGGATCTGCGCTAGCAAAATGAATATGAAAATTCCCGCAATTGATGCCGACTACATGGAGGCAATGGAGAACCACCACTGGAAAGGTAATATCCGCGAGTTGAAGAACGTTGTTGAGCGCAGTCTTATCTTGATGGACGGTGATAGCCTTGGGCTCAATAGCCTCCCATATGATATTCAGATAAAAAAGTCCAAAAGTCATTCCTCCAGTTCCTTTGCTTTATATGATGTAGAAAAAGAGCATATACAACGCGTTCTTCATCATACGCAAAAAAATAAAGCAGAAGCAGCACGCTTACTAGGAATTGGAATAGCCACATTGTACCGAAAAATCGAAGAGTATAAACTCTAA
- a CDS encoding potassium-transporting ATPase subunit F, translating to MISLLIISIMVFLYIVYVLIYPEKF from the coding sequence ATGATCAGTTTATTAATTATATCAATTATGGTGTTTCTGTACATCGTCTATGTACTGATTTATCCAGAGAAATTTTAA